One window from the genome of Solea solea chromosome 2, fSolSol10.1, whole genome shotgun sequence encodes:
- the xk gene encoding membrane transport protein XK isoform X2, translating to MPRGGQSEEVERQVGQAEGKLFTHRAAFARTSVIQAFLGSAPQLTLQLYICVLQQGVSIGRGTLMVISLLSIVYGALRCNILAIKIKYDDYEVDIRPMAYVCIFLWRSFEIATRVVVLVLFSSVLQLWVLPVVLLNFLVFFLCPWILFWSSHSPFPENIEKTLTRVGTTIVLCLLTFLYAGINMFCWSAVQVKLNDPDLINKSQNWYRMAVYYMLRFVENATLLLLWYLYKTDFYNFIHAPLLLLQLLVAYAIAILFMLIFYQFCHPCRKLFSSSMTQGLWDCSSLLCLMCSSSPPQNRPTRKEAPETPGPPAHPDAAHDTASDHTDDGPNDTSYDILSDTIYDIPAETGVKIEGGINGEVSNSLSCNA from the exons ATGCCCCGCGGGGGTCAGTCCGAGGAGGTGGAGCGGCAGGTGGGCCAGGCGGAGGGGAAACTGTTTACGCACCGAGCCGCCTTCGCCCGCACGTCCGTCATTCAGGCCTTCCTGGGATCGGCCCCACAGCTCACCCTGCAGCTCTACATCTGCGTCCTGCAGCAGGGGGTGTCCATCGGTAGAG GAACACTGATGGTGATCTCCCTCCTATCCATTGTTTACGGAGCCCTGCGCTGCAACATCCTGGCCATCAAGATCAAATATGACGACTATGAAGTGGACATCCGGCCCATGGCGTACGTCTGCATTTTCCTGTGGAGGAGCTTTGAGATCGCCACCCGCGTGGTGGTCCTGGTTCTGTTCAGCTCCGTGCTGCAGCTCTGGGTCCTCCCCGTGGTTCTGCTGAACTTCCtcgtcttcttcctctgccCGTGGATCCTGTTCTGGTCGAGCCACTCGCCCTTTCCCGAAAACATAGAGAAGACTCTGACCCGGGTGGGGACCACCATCGTGCTTTGCTTGCTCACCTTCCTGTACGCCGGCATCAATATGTTCTGCTGGTCTGCCGTGCAGGTGAAACTCAACGACCCGGACCTCATCAACAAGTCCCAGAACTGGTATCGCATGGCCGTGTACTACATGCTACGCTTCGTGGAGAACGCCACGCTGCTTCTGCTGTGGTACCTCTATAAAACGGACTTCTACAATTTCATCCACGCACCCTTGCTGTTGCTGCAGCTGCTCGTGGCCTACGCCATCGCCATCTTGTTCATGCTGATCTTCTACCAGTTCTGTCATCCGTGTCGGAAGCTCTTCTCCTCCAGCATGACCCAGGGCCTGTGGGACTGCTCCTCCCTCCTGTGTCTCATGTGCAGCTCCTCTCCGCCACAGAACAGGCCGACGAGGAAGGAGGCGCCGGAGACTCCGGGGCCCCCCGCGCACCCTGACGCAGCCCACGACACGGCCAGTGACCACACAGACGACGGCCCCAACGACACGAGCTACGACATCCTCAGCGACACAATCTATGACATTCCGGCAGAGACGGGCGTCAAAATCGAAGGCGGGATCAACGGCGAAGTGAGCAACAGTTTATCGTGCAATGCTTGA
- the xk gene encoding membrane transport protein XK isoform X1 has protein sequence MRLPISIFVSVSLFTAETTAALYLSSTYRSAGDRIWQGLTLLFTLVPSVLVQLTLTFIHRDLGRDRPLVLLLHILQLGPIVRCLEAFCIYGSVGQVEEPYVSITRKKQMPRGGQSEEVERQVGQAEGKLFTHRAAFARTSVIQAFLGSAPQLTLQLYICVLQQGVSIGRGTLMVISLLSIVYGALRCNILAIKIKYDDYEVDIRPMAYVCIFLWRSFEIATRVVVLVLFSSVLQLWVLPVVLLNFLVFFLCPWILFWSSHSPFPENIEKTLTRVGTTIVLCLLTFLYAGINMFCWSAVQVKLNDPDLINKSQNWYRMAVYYMLRFVENATLLLLWYLYKTDFYNFIHAPLLLLQLLVAYAIAILFMLIFYQFCHPCRKLFSSSMTQGLWDCSSLLCLMCSSSPPQNRPTRKEAPETPGPPAHPDAAHDTASDHTDDGPNDTSYDILSDTIYDIPAETGVKIEGGINGEVSNSLSCNA, from the exons ATGCGACTCCCCATCTCCATTTTTGTGTCGGTGTCTCTGTTCACGGCGGAGACCACGGCGGCGCTGTACCTCAGCTCCACGTACCGCTCCGCGGGAGACCGAATCTGGCAGGGACTGACGCTGCTCTTCACGCTGGTGCCGTCCGTGCTGGTGCAGCTCACGCTCACCTTCATCCACCGGGACCTGGGCAGGGACAGACCGCTGGTACTGCTGCTGCACATCCTGCAGCTCGGACCCATTGTCAG GTGTCTGGAGGCGTTCTGCATCTATGGCAGCGTCGGCCAGGTCGAGGAGCCGTATGTCAGCATCACCAGGAAGAAGCAGATGCCCCGCGGGGGTCAGTCCGAGGAGGTGGAGCGGCAGGTGGGCCAGGCGGAGGGGAAACTGTTTACGCACCGAGCCGCCTTCGCCCGCACGTCCGTCATTCAGGCCTTCCTGGGATCGGCCCCACAGCTCACCCTGCAGCTCTACATCTGCGTCCTGCAGCAGGGGGTGTCCATCGGTAGAG GAACACTGATGGTGATCTCCCTCCTATCCATTGTTTACGGAGCCCTGCGCTGCAACATCCTGGCCATCAAGATCAAATATGACGACTATGAAGTGGACATCCGGCCCATGGCGTACGTCTGCATTTTCCTGTGGAGGAGCTTTGAGATCGCCACCCGCGTGGTGGTCCTGGTTCTGTTCAGCTCCGTGCTGCAGCTCTGGGTCCTCCCCGTGGTTCTGCTGAACTTCCtcgtcttcttcctctgccCGTGGATCCTGTTCTGGTCGAGCCACTCGCCCTTTCCCGAAAACATAGAGAAGACTCTGACCCGGGTGGGGACCACCATCGTGCTTTGCTTGCTCACCTTCCTGTACGCCGGCATCAATATGTTCTGCTGGTCTGCCGTGCAGGTGAAACTCAACGACCCGGACCTCATCAACAAGTCCCAGAACTGGTATCGCATGGCCGTGTACTACATGCTACGCTTCGTGGAGAACGCCACGCTGCTTCTGCTGTGGTACCTCTATAAAACGGACTTCTACAATTTCATCCACGCACCCTTGCTGTTGCTGCAGCTGCTCGTGGCCTACGCCATCGCCATCTTGTTCATGCTGATCTTCTACCAGTTCTGTCATCCGTGTCGGAAGCTCTTCTCCTCCAGCATGACCCAGGGCCTGTGGGACTGCTCCTCCCTCCTGTGTCTCATGTGCAGCTCCTCTCCGCCACAGAACAGGCCGACGAGGAAGGAGGCGCCGGAGACTCCGGGGCCCCCCGCGCACCCTGACGCAGCCCACGACACGGCCAGTGACCACACAGACGACGGCCCCAACGACACGAGCTACGACATCCTCAGCGACACAATCTATGACATTCCGGCAGAGACGGGCGTCAAAATCGAAGGCGGGATCAACGGCGAAGTGAGCAACAGTTTATCGTGCAATGCTTGA